A part of Rhopalosiphum maidis isolate BTI-1 chromosome 3, ASM367621v3, whole genome shotgun sequence genomic DNA contains:
- the LOC113558002 gene encoding ubiquitin carboxyl-terminal hydrolase 48-like, giving the protein MAIFKMRSNRKNQEKKKQWLWAEDTHPDNINDSHISKAFFLELRKCKPLSNHRACSSNPFCLSTLGEQHWLQNKVSLLEDLELKYRETKAFCGLKNLGATCYINSLLQLWFHNINIRNAILNWNPMEDETEILHNPTLSIENGYEPVTCVGQLQLIFALMQFGKQKTINPEAFILSLKIDTSIEQDAEEFSNLLLTTLEKKFEKQTNSSVREMVKNNFRGEYQSVITCLTCKTESKSCSTFRDLSLNIEGQQTLNNSLKDYLKEEVLAGDDQYYCNKCKGKQNAVRQMCLTALPSVLNFQLMRFVYDRESMQKTKLNTMIKFPQTLDMAQYLNLPKKQNATSRKNYKYNLYAVLIHKGSSANCGHYVAQIKENTTQQWYQFNDDQVDKLTIKGLNLCTNDELKKFKSMKNIKNPNKEFQSTDAYMLVYIKDLQAKKTKTKSIVCKLSPRLTQLVNTCNHNFENKILDCNRSKIFVEQMLNLINEIKNGYKNENFDIISLEWLKYLLKVNPNEIVKKIDNNTILCKHNLLDPDKVHQAKYIGSDLADKLYDMFQGGPRLKLMSSLCKVCVRNKCALLYTKTLTIKQNESITTILRNWSQTNHTNSEDSETSYWVSNETIKCWQRKYFESFQTFLNTNDVLPNTTLPINYETLSEPGSSLCKKIIVNEDIKQKNGNMTINAENIIKLECNNNTYGESNTEVESKDNVFPYEESFNEIYNNYCYCYFQNIEHMQWKFNNDIMCRHGNMSIGEHSKILVPKKVIDLFQIYFPKASLFDKTTVPCYMCRSVHIRLLLCKYTHLSLAKLENYFLNDLLWNNNRNVFSKEPSPYACISAEFLETFRTFVRSPLEVPIPKCIMNEVLLCNDHKKLIYHPTMSLIPTQYEYNKLVLITKKEWKWLIHCYAADYGIFVYFDAQRKFTISKPEICETCRQKKLLEDKMNKLEYSNIEIFIEVDNIDDQNGNCLKKFKRDTTVSANSAYGSNIASTSMNNNNKISRNEFRRSKRKRKPKVESVMISLNDTVFDLKLKIMKVFNVLPINQCLKTIEGVELQNNKATMRDFNILPQSVILAQFNEEKIHKSEVATEQETGFKGTELMH; this is encoded by the exons ATGgct atttttaaaatgcgtTCTAATAGGAAGAATCAAGAGAAAAAGAAGCAGTGGCTATGGGCTGAAGATACACATCCTGATAACATCAACGATAGTCATATTAGTAAAGCGTTTTTTTTAGAACTTCGCAAATGTAAACCTTTATCTAACCATCGAGCTTGTAGCAGCAATCCCTTTTGTTTATCCACACTAGGTGAACAACATTGGCTTCAAAATAAAGTCTCTCTACTTGAAGATCTAGAACTAAAATATAGAGAAACAAAAGCTTTCTGTGGTCTAAAAAATTTAGGAGCAACCTGTTATATTAACAGTTTGCTTCAGTTATGGTTCCACAATATTAACATTAGAAATGCCATATTAAATTGGAATCCTATGGAAGATGAGACTGAAATACTACATAACCCAACTCTTTCCATTGAAAACGGATATGAGCCCGTAACTTGTGTTGGTCAATTGCAATTAATATTTGCATTAATGCAATTtggtaaacaaaaaacaataaatccaGAAGCGTTCatcttatctttaaaaatagatacaaGCATAGAACAAGATGCAGAAGAGTTTTctaatttactattaacaacactggaaaaaaaatttgaaaaacaaacaaactcATCTGTTAGagaaatggtaaaaaataattttcgagGTGAATATCAAAGTGTAATTACATGCTTGACATGTAAAACTGAATCTAAAAGTTGTTCGACATTTAGGGATCTAAGCTTAAACATTGAAGGTCAACAAACTTTAAACAACAGCTtgaaagattatttaaaagaagaaGTTCTTGCTGGGGATGATCAATACTATTGCAATAAGTGTAAAGGAAAACAAAATGCTGTGCGTCAAATGTGTTTGACTGCATTACCttcagtattaaattttcaactaatGCGGTTTGTCTATGATCGAGAATCAATGCAGAAAACAAAACTAAACACTATGATAAAATTCCCACAAACATTAGACATGGctcaatatttaaacttacctaaaaaacaaaatgcaacttcaagaaaaaattataagtacaacttatatgCGGTACTTATCCATAAAGGTTCCAGTGCTAATTGTGGTCACTATGTTGCCCAGATCAAAGAAAACACTACACAACAATGGTATCAATTCAATGATGATCAAGTGGATAAGCTCACAATTAAaggtttaaatttatgtaccaatgatgaattaaaaaaatttaaatcaatgaaaaatatcaaaaatcccAATAAAGAATTTCAATCTACTGATGCTTACATGTTAGTTTACATAAAAGATTTACAggctaaaaaaacaaaaactaaatcgATTGTCTGCAAGTTATCACCAAGATTAACTCAGTTGGTAAACACttgtaatcataattttgaaaataaaatattagactgCAATcgaagtaaaatatttgtggaacaaatgttgaatttaatcaacgaaataaaaaatggctataaaaatgaaaattttgatattatttctcTGGAGTGgttgaaatatttgttgaaaGTGAACCCAAATGAGATTGTTAAGAAAATAGACAACAACACAATATTGTGTAAACATAACTTACTGGATCCCGATAAGGTACATCAAGCCAAATATATAGGATCAGACTTGGCAGATAAACTGTATGATATGTTTCAAGGTGGTCCAAGATTGAAGTTAATGTCGTCATTATGTAAAGTGTGTGTTAGAAATAAATGTgctttattgtatacaaaaactttaactattaaacaaaatgaatCTATTACTACAATTTTACGAAATTGGTCCCAAACTAACCATACAAATAGTGAAGATAGTGAAACAAGTTACTGGGTAAGCaatgaaacaattaaatgCTGGCAGCGCAAATATTTTGAGTCATTTCAAACATTTCTCAATACCAATGACGTACTTCCAAATACAACATTGccaattaattatgaaacattaagTGAACCAGGCAGCAgtttatgcaaaaaaataatagttaatgaagatataaaacagaaaaatggTAATATGACCATCAAtgcagaaaatattattaaacttgaatgcaataataatacttatggaGAGTCAAACACAGAAGTCGAGTCTAAAGACAATGTATTTCCATATGAGGaaagttttaatgaaatatataataactattgctactgttattttcaaaacattgaaCACATGCaatggaaatttaataatgacattATGTGCAGACATGGAAACATGTCAATTGGAGAACATTCAAAGATATTGGTGCCAAAAAaagtaatagatttatttcaaATCTACTTTCCAAAAGCATCATTGTTTGATAAAACTACTGTACCATGTTACATGTGTAGGAGTGTACATATTCGGCTTTTACTATGCAAGTATACGCATTTAAGTCTGGCCAAGTtagaaaattactttttaaatgatttactgtggaataataacagaaatgttttttcaaaaGAACCTTCCCCATATGCATGCATTTCTGCTGAATTTTTGGAAACTTTCCGAACCTTTGTCAGATCTCCATTAGAAGTACCAATCCCTAAATGTATCATGAATGAAGTACTGCTTTGCAATGATcacaaaaaattgatttaccaTCCAACGATGAGTTTGATTCCAACacaatatgaatataacaaattggtgcttataacaaaaaaagaatGGAAATGGCTTATACATTGTTATGCAGCTGATTAtggaatatttgtatactttgATGCTCAACgcaaatttacaatatcaaAACCAGAAATATGTGAAACATGTCGTCAGAAAAAACTCTTAGaagataaaatgaataaattagaatacagtaatatagaaatattcatTGAAGTGGACAATATTGACGATCAGAATGGAAACTGTTTGAAGAAATTCAAACGAGACACTACTGTATCTGCGAATAGTGCTTATGGTTCGAATATAGCTTCTACttcaatgaataataacaataaaatatctcgGAATGAATTCAGAAGGAGTAAACGAAAACGAAAGCCCAAGGTTGAGTCAGTCATGATTTCTTTGAATGATACGGTGTTTGATCTCAAATTAAAGATTATGAAAGTATTTAATGTTCTTCCTATAaatcaatgtttaaaaactatagagGGAGTAGAGTTGCAGAACAATAAAGCAACTATGAGAGACTTTAATATCCTTCCTCAGTCAGTAATACTAGCCCAAtttaatgaagaaaaaatacataagtcaGAAGTTGCTACAGAACAAGAGACTGGTTTTAAAGGTACTGAGCTCATGCattaa
- the LOC113558500 gene encoding mitochondrial inner membrane protease subunit 2: MGVWCRIKNVLIGVAIGRTVIDTFGSVARVDGISMQPTFNPNNTVDFVFLSYIPVRFDSIKRGDIIVAISPRNPNETIIKRVIGVEGDIVVSKKKNNISGTQKFVPKGYYWIEGDHKGHTYDSTSFGPISKGLVIAKVSVIIWPPSRWQILQSHQK, from the coding sequence ATGGGAGTTTGGTgtcgaataaaaaatgttttgattggCGTGGCTATTGGACGTACAGTAATTGACACATTTGGTTCTGTGGCCAGAGTTGATGGAATTTCTATGCAACCAACATTCAATCCAAATAACACAGTGGACTTTGTATTTCTGTCATATATTCCAGTACGATTTGATTCTATTAAGCGCGGTGATATTATTGTAGCCATATCACCTAGGAATCCAaatgaaacaattattaaacgtgTTATCGGTGTTGAAGGTGACATTGtagtatcaaaaaaaaagaataatatttcaggTACACAAAAATTTGTTCCTAAAGGATACTATTGGATTGAAGGTGATCACAAGGGCCACACATATGATTCTACTAGTTTTGGTCCAATTTCTAAAGGTCTTGTTATTGCAAAGGTTTCAGTTATAATTTGGCCTCCTAGTAGATGGCAAATACTCCAGTCTCACCAAAAATAA